From Acipenser ruthenus chromosome 2, fAciRut3.2 maternal haplotype, whole genome shotgun sequence, a single genomic window includes:
- the LOC117403825 gene encoding zinc finger protein 366-like, whose translation MEMDATRIRAEASHLTDGRKTPPTNYLQPFPLLKPSRFPHLGDTFSRSFLDYRPEHLMGFERFHVTSEGSRKRKRTPFKVTQVPRDVESSDEMGEESSSRKTVDLSHLPYPPPHPPPPPQPTYNPQMIDLSRFQFYRALDRFDTRRVKQEPIQHDVMWSSSPLMMHPPSPYFSKIHPRMIPFPFLMPNPAMHFPHRFYPNESLVNHRADENEKGQDSGERVDVNIHIDDSYYVDMGGGQKRWKCRMCEKSYTSKYNLITHVLGHSGIKPHSCNQCGKLFKQLSHLHTHMLTHQGTRPHKCQVCHKAFTQTSHLKRHMMQHSDVKPYTCRICGRGFAYPSELKAHEVKHEGGRENICVECGLDFPTLTQLKRHLNAHRGPAQYTCTECDKTFQYPSQLQNHMMKHKDIRPYICTECGMEFVQPHHLKQHTLIHKGVKEHKCGICGREFTLLANMKRHVLIHTNIRAYQCHLCFKSFVQKQTLKAHMIVHSDVKPYRCKLCGKEFNRMHNLMGHMHLHSDSKPFKCLYCPSKFTLKGNLTRHMKVKHGVMGGGLSSQGFRRRGRFRLSSQTDVVASFVQQEPFDLSQKRRPKLRVSHSDGESAKGSSCQEEEEDSYRMGQYSPEDYHHGISAFLPPNLAYKQKGLAEAFTEAQGAKEDGDVTKEQVGKEEEEEEEKQKYYLMKEKYPRIQYFPNQLSDSSGQFYTQNIRRNRRYSIQSRAMIEN comes from the exons ATGGAGATGGATGCAACACGGATTAGAGCTGAAGCGAGTCACTTGACTGATGGGAGGAAGACACCACCCACCAATTACCTGCAGCCTTTTCCCCTCCTGAAGCCTTCCAGATTCCCACATCTGGGGGACACATTCAGCAGGAGCTTTCTAGACTACAGACCTGAGCACCTCATGGGGTTCGAGAGGTTCCACGTAACCTCGGAAGGTTCTCGAAAACGCAAGAGGACTCCCTTCAAAGTGACACAAGTCCCGCGAGACGTGGAATCCTCTGACGAGATGGGCGAGGAGAGCAGCAGCAGAAAGACCGTGGACCTGTCTCACCTGCCTtatcctcccccccacccccctcccccaccgcAGCCAACATACAACCCTCAAATGATAGACCTGAGCAGGTTTCAGTTTTACAGAGCGCTGGATCGCTTTGATACCAGGCGGGTGAAGCAGGAGCCCATCCAACACGACGTCATGTGGTCCAGCAGTCCACTCATGATGCACCCTCCCTCTCCTTACTTTTCCAAAATCCATCCCAGAATGATTCCCTTTCCTTTCCTCATGCCGAACCCAGCCATGCATTTCCCACACAGGTTCTATCCCAACGAATCCCTGGTCAATCACAGAGCCGACGAAAACGAGAAAGGGCAGGACAGTGGCGAAAGGGTGGACGTCAACATCCACATCGATGACAGCTACTATGTGGACATGGGAGGCGGCCAGAAGCGCTGGAAGTGCCGCATGTGCGAAAAGTCCTACACCTCCAAATACAACCTGATCACCCACGTCCTGGGCCACAGCGGCATCAAGCCTCACTCCTGTAATCAGTGTGGGAAGCTCTTCAAGCAACTCAGCCACCTGCACACCCACATGCTGACACACCAGGGGACCAGGCCTCACAAGTGCCAGGTGTGCCACAAAGCCTTCACCCAAACCAGCCACCTGAAGAGACACATGATGCAGCACAGCGACGTCAAGCCCTACACCTGCAGGATCTGTGGCCGGGGCTTCGCCTACCCCAGCGAGCTCAAAGCCCACGAGGTGAAGCACGAGGGAGGCCGGGAGAATATCTGTGTGGAGTGTGGCCTGGACTTCCCTACTCTGACCCAGCTGAAAAGACACCTGAACGCCCACAGGGGCCCTGCCCAGTACACCTGCACAGAGTGCGATAAGACTTTCCAGTACCCCAGCCAGCTGCAGAATCACATGATGAAACACAAAGACATTCGGCCCTACATCTGTACTGAGTGTGGCATGGAGTTTGTTCAGCCCCACCATCTCAAACAGCACACTTTAATCCATAAG GGTGTGAAAGAACACAAGTGTGGGATCTGTGGGCGGGAGTTCACCCTGCTGGCAAACATGAAGCGCCATGTTCTCATTCACACCAACATCCGAGCCTACCAGTGCCACCTCTGCTTCAAGAGCTTTGTGCAGAAACAGACTCTAAAGGCACACATGATCGTGCACTCAGACGTCAAACCCTACAGATGCAAG CTGTGTGGAAAGGAGTTCAACCGAATGCACAATTTAATGGGCCACATGCACTTGCACTCAGACAGTAAGCCATTCAAGTGTCTTTATTGCCCGAGCAAATTCACTCTGAAAGGAAACCTCACCAGGCACATGAAGGTCAAGCACGGCGTGATGGGTGGAGGACTCAGCTCACAAG GCTTCAGAAGGAGAGGAAGGTTCCGACTGTCATCCCAAACAGATGTGGTGGCCAGCTTTGTGCAGCAGGAGCCGTTTGACCTTTCCCAGAAGAGAAGACCTAAGCTGCGGGTGTCTCACTCAGACGGAGAAAGTGCCAAGGGCAGCTCGTGTCAGGAAGAAGAGGAAGACAGCTACAGGATGGGCCAGTACAGCCCTGAGGACTATCACCATGGCATCAGCGCATTCCTGCCTCCGAATCTGGCTTACAAACAGAAGGGCCTGGCTGAGGCCTTTACAGAAGCACAGGGAGCCAAGGAGGATGGAGATGTGACGAAGGAGCAAGTGGgaaaagaggaagaggaagaggaggaaaaaCAAAAGTATTACCTGATGAAGGAAAAGTATCCTCGTATACAGTATTTTCCAAACCAGCTGAGTGATTCTTCAGGTCAATTCTACACTCAAAACATTAGAAGGAACAGGAGATACAGCATTCAAAGCCGAGCGATGATAGAAAACTGA